A single Flavobacterium sp. 1 DNA region contains:
- a CDS encoding sodium:solute symporter family protein has product MDIIDVSIIVAYILLSVGIGIWISRKASKGLDDYFLGGKTIKWYLLGLSNGSGMFDVSGTSWMIGVLFLYGVKSFMFMWLWPIWNQIFVMMFLAVWIRRSKVMTGSEWILTRFGSDRAGKASHIIVAIFAIISTIGFIAYFFEGIGKFITIILPWDLTLHYGDLILLTSERSYALIIILLTTIYTVKGGMFSVVATEVVQYLIMIVASVLIAGYAFINYTDIQINSVITEEWKNVFFGWQFETQWSDKFQTFNNLIDSEGYKMFGAFIGMTLFKGFFASIAGPTPSYDLQRVLSTKSVKEAAYMSGFTNLILFIPRYLLITGIVVIALINLAPQLNANTGLTGADLELLMPKVVNLYIPVGIKGILLAGLLAAFMSGFSAFVNAGPAYIVNDIYKKYFKPVASNAHYIKVSQISSFLVVGLGVFMGFFADSINSLTLWITSALYGGYVAANFLKWIWWRFNGWGYFWGMFAGLIIASLQFALGQAKGSLTEGSFLYDLAQVQAIYLFPLIFGFSILGCLLGTFLSKPTDMEVLKSFYKNVRPWGWWNPVYKILKTEDQTFEKNNDFWKDMLNCVIGIVWQSSMILLPIFFIIRDYPKAITALVVFLVTTTILKFTWLDKVRKIED; this is encoded by the coding sequence ATGGATATCATTGACGTATCAATCATCGTAGCTTATATTTTGCTCTCAGTAGGTATAGGAATTTGGATTTCAAGAAAAGCATCAAAAGGATTAGATGATTATTTCCTTGGCGGAAAAACAATAAAATGGTATCTTTTAGGTCTAAGCAACGGATCAGGAATGTTTGATGTTTCAGGAACTTCCTGGATGATTGGAGTGCTATTTTTGTATGGTGTAAAAAGTTTCATGTTTATGTGGCTTTGGCCGATATGGAATCAGATTTTCGTGATGATGTTTCTTGCAGTCTGGATCAGAAGATCAAAAGTAATGACAGGTTCTGAATGGATTTTAACCCGCTTTGGAAGCGACAGAGCCGGAAAAGCATCACATATTATTGTGGCTATTTTTGCCATTATTTCTACCATTGGTTTTATCGCTTACTTTTTTGAAGGAATAGGGAAATTTATAACCATCATTCTTCCTTGGGATTTAACGCTTCATTACGGTGATTTAATTTTGCTGACTTCAGAGCGTTCTTATGCTTTGATTATTATTCTTTTAACGACAATTTACACTGTAAAAGGCGGAATGTTCTCTGTAGTAGCAACAGAGGTTGTACAATATTTAATTATGATTGTTGCCAGTGTTTTAATTGCTGGTTACGCTTTTATTAACTATACAGATATTCAGATAAATTCGGTTATTACAGAAGAGTGGAAAAATGTTTTCTTCGGCTGGCAATTTGAAACCCAATGGAGTGATAAGTTTCAAACTTTCAATAATTTAATTGATTCTGAAGGGTACAAAATGTTTGGCGCTTTTATAGGAATGACTTTGTTCAAAGGTTTCTTCGCCAGTATCGCAGGTCCAACCCCAAGTTATGATTTACAAAGAGTACTTTCTACCAAATCGGTAAAAGAAGCGGCTTATATGAGTGGTTTTACGAACTTAATTTTATTCATTCCAAGATATTTATTAATTACTGGAATCGTTGTAATTGCTTTGATAAATTTGGCACCGCAGCTGAATGCGAATACAGGATTAACAGGAGCTGATTTAGAGTTATTAATGCCAAAAGTGGTCAATTTATACATTCCTGTTGGAATTAAAGGAATTTTATTGGCTGGTTTATTAGCTGCTTTCATGTCTGGATTTTCAGCTTTTGTAAATGCAGGACCGGCGTATATCGTGAATGATATTTATAAAAAGTACTTTAAACCGGTTGCTTCAAATGCACATTATATAAAAGTAAGTCAGATTTCTTCTTTTCTGGTTGTTGGTTTAGGCGTTTTTATGGGATTCTTTGCAGACTCAATTAATTCATTGACGTTATGGATTACAAGTGCATTATACGGAGGTTACGTAGCAGCAAATTTCTTAAAATGGATTTGGTGGCGTTTTAACGGCTGGGGTTATTTCTGGGGAATGTTCGCCGGATTGATCATTGCTTCTTTACAATTTGCTTTAGGTCAGGCCAAAGGAAGTTTAACAGAAGGATCATTTTTATATGATCTAGCACAAGTACAAGCCATTTACTTGTTTCCATTAATATTTGGGTTTTCTATTTTGGGGTGTCTTTTAGGAACTTTTTTAAGCAAACCTACAGATATGGAAGTTTTGAAATCTTTTTACAAAAACGTAAGACCTTGGGGCTGGTGGAATCCGGTTTATAAAATATTAAAAACTGAAGATCAGACTTTCGAAAAAAATAATGATTTCTGGAAAGATATGCTGAATTGTGTGATCGGGATTGTATGGCAGTCAAGTATGATTTTGCTTCCGATATTTTTCATCATCAGAGATTATCCAAAGGCAATTACGGCACTAGTTGTGTTTTTAGTAACGACTACGATCTTGAAATTTACTTGGTTGGATAAAGTTAGAAAAATAGAAGATTAG
- a CDS encoding GH92 family glycosyl hydrolase, with protein sequence MKNFTLLVLLVILAASCKINVNKNHNHKTLFVNYVDPFIGTGGHGHTYPGATVPFGMLQVSPDNGISSWDWCSGYHHSDSIVAGFSHLHLSGTGIGDLADILFMPTNKKVDLTTKTTSRDQLPYKSSYSHVNEKAAPGSYQVFLEDPKINVELTSSQRTAFHKYTFVENDKQSVVIDLGFAINWDKTLKTRITIEDEYTISGYRFSTGWAKNQKVFFVAKFSKPISESILLANKQIVTGNKADGENTATQLFFNTNNTNELFVKVALSSVSADNAKDNLDGEKSTFEKTKSQAATIWSTALSKITVETPVDSLKTMFYTAMYHAQLAPVTYSDKNGEFRKEDDQIVAAKGYTAYSTLSLWDTFRAENPLLTLLAPDRVSDIVNSMLIYYDTKKILPVWTLYANETNTMTGYHSIPVIVDAYQKGIKGFDAEKAYEAMKATMMQDERGLNFYKKYGYIPYNLLDESVTITLEYAYDDWCVAQMAKALGKSDDYQFFLKRSQAYQYLFDSKTGFMRGKAEDGKSWNEPFDPKHSNHREHTDYTEGNAWQHSWFVPQNVDNLISLHGSDEVFAKRLEQLFTESSEITGSNVSADISGLIGQYAHGNEPSHHIAYMFNHANQPWRTQYWVRHILDTQYNTTPNGLSGNEDCGQMSAWYVFSSMGLYPMNPASGEYEIGSPIFEKATINLEGGKTFVIEAENVSDKNFYIQSVALNGSEFNQTAITHQQILKGGVLHFVMGAQPNKSWGLKK encoded by the coding sequence ATGAAGAATTTTACCCTGCTGGTTTTGCTTGTTATTTTAGCTGCAAGTTGCAAAATAAATGTAAACAAAAATCACAATCACAAAACACTTTTTGTCAACTATGTTGATCCTTTTATTGGTACTGGTGGTCACGGGCATACTTATCCGGGAGCAACAGTTCCATTTGGAATGCTGCAGGTAAGCCCAGACAATGGAATTTCAAGCTGGGATTGGTGTTCGGGTTATCATCATTCGGATTCTATTGTTGCTGGTTTCAGTCATCTGCATTTAAGCGGAACTGGAATTGGAGATTTGGCAGATATCTTATTCATGCCGACAAATAAAAAAGTCGATTTAACAACAAAAACAACTTCACGCGATCAATTACCTTATAAATCTTCCTATAGTCATGTTAATGAAAAAGCGGCACCGGGCTCTTATCAGGTTTTTCTTGAAGACCCTAAAATCAATGTAGAATTAACTTCATCCCAAAGAACTGCCTTCCATAAATATACATTTGTAGAAAATGATAAACAATCGGTCGTAATCGATCTTGGATTTGCCATTAATTGGGACAAAACCCTGAAAACAAGAATTACAATTGAAGATGAATATACCATAAGCGGGTATCGTTTTAGTACCGGATGGGCAAAAAATCAGAAAGTGTTTTTCGTGGCAAAATTTTCAAAACCAATTTCAGAATCCATTTTACTTGCTAATAAACAAATTGTTACAGGAAATAAAGCAGATGGAGAAAATACAGCAACACAATTATTTTTCAATACAAATAATACAAATGAATTATTTGTAAAAGTGGCCTTGTCATCTGTAAGTGCGGATAATGCAAAAGATAATCTGGACGGAGAAAAATCAACTTTCGAAAAAACAAAATCTCAGGCAGCCACAATCTGGAGTACTGCTTTGAGTAAAATTACAGTAGAAACACCCGTTGATTCATTAAAAACAATGTTTTATACTGCAATGTATCATGCACAATTAGCACCTGTAACCTATAGTGATAAAAACGGAGAATTTAGAAAAGAGGATGACCAAATTGTTGCTGCAAAAGGTTATACCGCTTACTCGACCTTATCACTATGGGATACTTTTAGGGCTGAAAATCCTTTACTTACCTTATTGGCTCCGGATAGAGTTTCAGATATTGTAAACTCAATGTTAATCTATTACGATACCAAAAAGATATTACCGGTCTGGACACTCTACGCCAATGAAACCAATACAATGACGGGTTATCATTCAATTCCTGTAATTGTTGATGCGTACCAAAAAGGCATCAAAGGTTTTGATGCTGAAAAGGCATACGAAGCTATGAAAGCTACAATGATGCAGGATGAACGCGGCTTGAATTTCTACAAAAAATACGGCTACATTCCTTATAATTTACTTGATGAATCAGTAACAATTACTTTAGAGTATGCTTATGACGATTGGTGTGTGGCTCAAATGGCCAAAGCTTTAGGCAAAAGTGATGATTATCAATTTTTTCTAAAACGTTCTCAGGCTTATCAATATTTATTTGATTCAAAAACTGGGTTTATGAGAGGAAAAGCGGAAGATGGAAAATCGTGGAATGAGCCTTTCGATCCCAAACATTCCAACCACAGAGAACATACAGATTATACCGAAGGAAACGCCTGGCAGCACAGCTGGTTTGTACCACAGAATGTAGACAATTTAATTTCGCTTCACGGAAGTGATGAAGTTTTTGCAAAACGTTTAGAACAGTTATTTACAGAGAGCTCAGAAATTACAGGAAGCAATGTTTCTGCAGATATTTCAGGGTTAATTGGGCAATACGCACACGGAAATGAGCCAAGCCATCATATAGCTTACATGTTCAATCATGCTAATCAGCCTTGGAGAACGCAATATTGGGTACGTCATATTTTAGACACGCAATACAATACAACGCCAAACGGATTGAGCGGTAATGAAGACTGCGGACAAATGTCGGCCTGGTATGTTTTCAGTTCTATGGGACTATATCCTATGAATCCAGCTTCGGGAGAATACGAAATTGGAAGTCCAATTTTTGAAAAAGCAACAATCAATCTTGAAGGCGGAAAAACTTTTGTAATTGAAGCAGAAAATGTTTCAGACAAAAACTTTTATATACAATCAGTAGCACTAAATGGCTCCGAATTCAATCAAACAGCAATTACGCACCAACAGATTTTAAAAGGCGGAGTTTTACATTTTGTAATGGGAGCACAGCCAAATAAAAGCTGGGGATTAAAAAAATAG
- a CDS encoding sensor histidine kinase → MNLNSSKLYRLPLHYHIFFWLTYFLFNTFRWGSYFNDYLYSLKTNLLGFPIHMTLCYLNILIFMPYLVYRKKYLLYVLAVLSSIFIMVFIKFNLTYLLITHNVWPEGPETIDKLTLNYTIDMMMGELYVITFVTAIKITFDFLNEQRRVTDLEKSQLETELLFLKSQISPHFFFNTLNNIYSLSVEKSNKTPKIVLKLSELMRYMLYETKNKKQTLENEILCIQNYLDLERIRNDDRLEVNMYISGDIHDKEISPIILLTFIENAFKHGVNKNTGAVIIDINFKIKGDFLHFTITNPMPEITEHKDNFNKSSGIGLENVKKRLELGYNKSDYKLSFKNKKDIFVAKLVIKVS, encoded by the coding sequence ATGAATTTAAATTCCAGCAAATTATATCGATTACCATTACATTATCACATCTTTTTTTGGCTTACTTACTTTTTATTTAACACATTTCGTTGGGGAAGCTATTTTAATGATTATCTGTATTCATTAAAAACAAACTTATTGGGCTTTCCTATTCACATGACATTATGTTATCTGAATATCTTAATATTTATGCCTTATTTGGTTTATCGAAAAAAATATCTTCTATATGTCCTTGCGGTTTTATCCTCCATATTTATAATGGTATTTATAAAATTTAATCTCACATACTTATTAATAACGCATAACGTCTGGCCCGAAGGACCTGAAACTATCGATAAATTAACACTCAATTATACTATAGACATGATGATGGGGGAACTCTATGTAATCACCTTTGTGACAGCAATTAAGATTACATTCGATTTTTTGAATGAACAAAGAAGGGTAACCGATCTTGAAAAATCTCAATTAGAAACAGAATTGCTTTTTCTTAAATCTCAAATTTCTCCACATTTTTTCTTCAATACCCTCAACAATATTTATTCTTTATCGGTAGAAAAATCAAATAAAACTCCAAAAATTGTTCTCAAACTTTCTGAATTAATGCGTTACATGCTGTACGAAACAAAGAATAAGAAACAAACTTTAGAAAACGAAATACTTTGCATACAAAATTACCTGGACTTAGAAAGAATTAGAAATGATGACCGATTAGAAGTTAATATGTATATTTCAGGAGACATTCATGATAAAGAAATTAGTCCTATCATACTGCTCACCTTTATTGAGAATGCATTTAAACATGGTGTGAACAAGAACACCGGAGCAGTTATAATCGACATCAATTTTAAGATTAAAGGTGATTTTTTGCATTTCACAATTACTAACCCAATGCCCGAAATTACTGAACATAAAGATAATTTTAACAAGTCTAGCGGTATAGGTTTAGAAAATGTTAAAAAAAGGCTTGAATTAGGTTATAATAAAAGCGATTATAAGCTTTCATTTAAAAATAAAAAGGATATTTTTGTTGCAAAGCTTGTAATTAAAGTATCTTAA
- a CDS encoding LytTR family DNA-binding domain-containing protein, protein MKINCLIIDDEPLAINVIKNYLEPVENFEVINTFSNPIEGLNFLKNNKVDVIFLDINMPVLDGINFIKSLENPPILIITSAYSQFAIETYELDVLDYLVKPIEFPRLMKTLNKISKRLNNNSNTPQENNPESPFIFVKIDKKRMKKIFFNEILVIESLKDYLKINTLTGKYIIHSTLSDFTDLLPERNFLRIHRSYTIAIDKIDAVEGNSIEIEGLRYVIGRSYIDHVKQRILNSSI, encoded by the coding sequence ATGAAAATAAATTGTTTAATCATAGATGATGAGCCATTAGCAATTAATGTTATTAAAAATTACCTGGAGCCTGTTGAAAATTTTGAGGTAATAAATACTTTTAGCAATCCAATTGAAGGCTTAAATTTTTTAAAAAACAATAAAGTTGATGTAATTTTTCTTGATATCAATATGCCGGTTCTAGATGGCATAAATTTCATAAAAAGTCTAGAAAACCCTCCAATACTTATTATTACAAGTGCTTACAGTCAGTTTGCTATAGAAACTTATGAATTAGACGTTCTAGACTATCTGGTAAAGCCAATCGAATTTCCAAGGTTAATGAAAACCCTAAACAAGATTAGCAAAAGACTTAACAATAACAGTAATACCCCGCAGGAAAATAATCCTGAAAGCCCTTTTATTTTTGTTAAGATCGACAAGAAGAGAATGAAAAAAATATTTTTTAATGAAATTTTAGTCATTGAGAGTTTGAAAGATTACCTAAAAATAAATACTTTAACCGGTAAATACATAATACACAGTACATTATCTGACTTTACAGATTTATTACCCGAAAGAAATTTTTTGAGAATACACCGATCATATACTATTGCTATTGATAAGATTGATGCCGTTGAGGGAAACAGTATCGAAATTGAAGGACTTAGATACGTAATTGGAAGATCTTATATTGATCACGTAAAACAAAGAATTTTAAATTCTTCTATTTAA
- the nagB gene encoding glucosamine-6-phosphate deaminase gives MTKEGINFKEAGKFEETRFEKIHNVIFGSSKEASLLVAQEIANIIQRKEELNEPCVLGLATGSSPVKVYEELVRLHKEEGLSFSNVVTFNLDEYYPMDKNNIQSYWYFMHEHLFNHVDILPENINIPDGNISNEDLQQYCIDYEMKIKSYGGLDFQLLGIGRTGHIGFNEPGSHVNSGTRSITLDHLTRIDAASSFLGIDNVPRKAITMGIGTVKTAKRIVLLGWGISKAEIIKKTIEGEISAQVPATYLQQHSNATFVLDTEASSELTRVKTPWLVKSIIWTEELKLKAVAWLSELTKKPFLKLTDKDYNEHGMSSLLTEEGTAYDLNIKMFNKMQQTITGWPGGKPNADDTYRPERATPERKRIIIFSPHPDDDVISMGGTFDRLVEQGHDVHVAYQTSGNIAVSNEEALKFAEISMALNKNSNESEDIINFLKNKKATDIDSLEVRKLKGLIRRSESLAAMRYLGLLDSNVNFLDLPFYETGTVKKNNLGEADIEIMCDIIERIKPHQIYAAGDLADPHGTHKVCLDSLFEALKRLKHKDFMDDCWVWLYRGAWHEWESFQIEMAVPMSPDQVLKKRHAIFYHQSQKDGVMFQGDDSREFWVRVEDRNRLTAEKYNALGLADYSAIEAFKRYHF, from the coding sequence ATGACTAAAGAAGGCATAAATTTTAAAGAAGCTGGAAAATTTGAAGAAACACGTTTTGAGAAGATTCATAACGTGATTTTCGGATCATCTAAGGAAGCTTCCTTATTAGTTGCACAAGAAATAGCAAACATAATTCAGAGAAAAGAAGAATTAAATGAACCATGCGTTTTAGGATTAGCAACGGGATCTTCGCCGGTAAAAGTTTACGAAGAACTTGTAAGACTGCATAAAGAAGAAGGCTTAAGTTTTTCAAATGTAGTAACCTTCAATTTGGATGAATATTATCCAATGGATAAAAATAATATCCAGAGTTACTGGTATTTCATGCATGAGCATCTTTTTAATCATGTTGATATTCTTCCGGAAAATATTAATATTCCTGACGGAAATATCAGTAATGAAGATTTACAGCAATATTGTATCGATTATGAAATGAAAATTAAATCATACGGTGGTTTAGATTTCCAGCTTTTAGGAATTGGAAGAACAGGTCATATTGGGTTTAATGAGCCGGGATCTCACGTTAATTCAGGAACAAGAAGCATTACGCTTGATCATTTGACACGTATCGATGCTGCATCTTCATTTTTAGGTATTGATAACGTACCCCGAAAAGCCATTACAATGGGAATTGGTACTGTAAAAACTGCCAAAAGAATTGTACTTCTTGGATGGGGAATCAGTAAAGCTGAAATCATAAAAAAAACTATAGAAGGAGAAATTTCTGCACAAGTGCCTGCAACATATTTACAACAGCACAGCAACGCAACATTTGTTTTAGATACCGAGGCTTCATCAGAATTAACGAGAGTTAAAACACCTTGGTTAGTAAAATCAATTATCTGGACAGAGGAATTAAAGCTTAAGGCAGTTGCCTGGTTAAGTGAATTGACTAAAAAGCCTTTTCTTAAACTTACAGATAAAGATTATAATGAACACGGTATGTCTAGTTTGTTGACAGAAGAAGGAACTGCTTATGATTTAAATATTAAAATGTTTAATAAAATGCAGCAGACTATTACTGGCTGGCCTGGAGGAAAACCAAATGCAGATGATACTTACAGACCAGAACGAGCTACTCCGGAAAGAAAGAGAATTATCATTTTCAGCCCGCACCCTGATGATGATGTTATCTCGATGGGAGGAACTTTTGACAGATTGGTAGAACAAGGACATGATGTGCATGTAGCATACCAGACATCTGGAAATATTGCTGTTTCTAATGAAGAGGCTTTAAAATTTGCTGAAATTTCGATGGCATTAAATAAAAATTCCAACGAATCTGAAGACATTATCAACTTTTTAAAGAATAAAAAAGCTACTGATATTGATTCATTAGAAGTTAGAAAATTAAAAGGATTAATTAGAAGAAGCGAGTCTTTGGCTGCTATGAGATATTTAGGTTTGCTGGATTCAAATGTTAACTTTCTGGATTTGCCTTTTTATGAAACGGGCACAGTTAAAAAAAATAATCTGGGTGAAGCTGATATAGAAATTATGTGCGATATTATTGAAAGAATAAAACCGCATCAAATTTATGCAGCAGGAGATTTAGCTGATCCGCATGGAACTCATAAGGTTTGTTTAGATAGTTTGTTTGAGGCTTTAAAAAGATTAAAGCATAAAGATTTTATGGATGATTGCTGGGTCTGGTTATATAGAGGAGCGTGGCACGAGTGGGAATCATTTCAAATTGAAATGGCGGTTCCAATGAGTCCCGATCAGGTTCTTAAAAAACGTCATGCGATTTTCTATCACCAATCTCAAAAAGATGGAGTAATGTTTCAGGGAGATGACAGTAGAGAATTTTGGGTAAGAGTTGAAGATAGAAATAGATTGACAGCAGAAAAATATAATGCTTTGGGACTAGCTGATTATTCTGCTATTGAAGCATTTAAACGATATCATTTTTAG
- a CDS encoding alpha-L-fucosidase, whose amino-acid sequence MKNIFLLLSFFLIVAPISSQELAKSPEPFSPLPTQKQVDWHEMEFYAFVHFSLNTFTNKEWGYGEESPKLFNPTNLDVRQWARIAKEAGMKGIILVAKHHDGFCLWPSAYTERSVKNSPWKKGKGDLVKELAAACKEYDLKLGLYLSPWDRNHAEYGKPEYIAYFRNQLKELLTNYGDVFEMWFDGANGGDGYYGGANEIRKINTLEYYNWDETYKLIYKTAPKTLVWGVGPSEARWIGNEEGRAGKTNWSLLRQKDELAGKVHYTEFMSGHEDGEKWVPGEADVSIRPGWFYHAVEDDKVRSLDEMVDIYYESVGRNANLLLNLPVDKRGLVHKNDEARLKELVATIKEDFKTDLLASSKVAADNNRGSSNEFAAKNVVDGNKDTYWATDDNVKTASIVFDFDKPTAINRILLQEYIKLGQRIKAFTVEAKIDGQWKTIANETTIGYKRILRIDRVTVSALKINIIDAKASIVISNIQAYNAPTFVRAPEIQRDKNGNVSMKSEEGNSIYYTIDGSKPSVKSTLYKGVFKYNKAVQIKAIAINNKENISSAVSAAKYGISKEKWKVVTASNGDMNSVNRIIDGNPDTDWSFRSDSNNLSQEVVIDMGAILKITGFTYVPQQVGNNLNLISKYEFYTSLDNIKWTIQSQGEFSNIKNNPIEQVKTFAETKARYLRFVAKSTEGKGQTFSISEINVIEK is encoded by the coding sequence ATGAAAAATATTTTTTTACTGCTTAGTTTTTTTTTAATAGTAGCACCAATTTCTTCTCAGGAATTGGCAAAGTCTCCTGAGCCATTTAGTCCATTGCCAACACAAAAACAAGTTGATTGGCATGAAATGGAGTTTTATGCTTTTGTGCACTTTTCATTAAATACATTTACAAATAAGGAGTGGGGTTATGGAGAGGAGTCTCCAAAACTTTTTAATCCTACTAATCTTGATGTTCGTCAATGGGCTCGGATTGCTAAGGAAGCTGGCATGAAAGGAATTATATTAGTAGCAAAACACCATGATGGGTTTTGTTTATGGCCATCAGCTTATACAGAACGATCTGTAAAAAATTCTCCATGGAAAAAAGGCAAAGGAGATTTGGTTAAAGAATTAGCTGCAGCTTGCAAAGAGTACGATTTAAAATTAGGACTATATCTTTCTCCATGGGATAGAAATCATGCTGAATACGGCAAACCGGAATATATTGCGTATTTTAGAAATCAGCTGAAAGAATTGCTTACTAATTATGGTGATGTTTTCGAAATGTGGTTTGATGGTGCCAATGGTGGTGATGGTTATTATGGCGGAGCAAATGAAATCCGAAAAATAAATACCCTTGAATATTACAATTGGGATGAAACCTATAAACTAATTTATAAAACAGCACCAAAAACTTTGGTATGGGGAGTTGGTCCTTCAGAAGCCAGATGGATTGGCAATGAAGAAGGCCGTGCCGGAAAAACAAATTGGAGTCTTTTACGTCAGAAAGATGAATTGGCAGGAAAAGTACATTATACCGAGTTCATGTCCGGGCATGAAGATGGAGAAAAATGGGTTCCTGGTGAAGCCGACGTATCAATAAGACCAGGATGGTTTTATCATGCTGTTGAAGATGACAAAGTACGCTCACTCGATGAAATGGTAGACATTTATTATGAATCAGTAGGTCGCAATGCTAATTTATTGCTTAATCTGCCTGTAGACAAAAGAGGATTGGTTCATAAAAATGACGAAGCCAGACTAAAAGAACTGGTTGCAACCATAAAAGAAGATTTTAAAACCGATTTATTAGCATCAAGCAAAGTAGCAGCAGATAATAACAGAGGCAGCAGTAATGAATTTGCTGCCAAAAATGTAGTTGACGGAAATAAAGATACTTATTGGGCTACAGATGATAATGTAAAAACAGCTTCAATTGTTTTTGATTTTGATAAGCCTACAGCTATCAATCGGATTCTGCTTCAGGAGTATATAAAATTAGGACAACGCATCAAAGCTTTTACTGTAGAAGCAAAAATTGACGGACAATGGAAAACTATTGCCAACGAAACTACTATCGGCTATAAAAGAATTTTAAGAATAGACCGCGTTACGGTTTCTGCACTTAAAATAAATATTATTGATGCAAAAGCGAGTATTGTAATTTCGAATATTCAGGCTTATAATGCACCAACTTTTGTGCGGGCTCCGGAAATTCAGCGTGATAAAAATGGAAATGTATCTATGAAATCTGAAGAGGGAAATAGTATTTATTATACTATTGATGGTTCTAAGCCGTCTGTAAAAAGTACATTATATAAAGGTGTTTTTAAATATAATAAAGCAGTTCAGATAAAAGCGATAGCGATCAATAACAAAGAAAACATTAGCAGTGCAGTTTCAGCAGCAAAATATGGCATTTCTAAAGAAAAATGGAAAGTTGTTACCGCATCAAACGGCGATATGAATTCGGTAAATAGAATTATAGACGGAAATCCAGATACAGACTGGAGTTTTAGAAGCGACAGCAATAATCTATCGCAAGAAGTAGTAATTGATATGGGAGCTATTCTGAAAATAACAGGGTTTACTTATGTTCCGCAACAAGTGGGTAACAACCTTAATTTAATATCCAAATATGAATTCTATACAAGTTTAGATAATATAAAATGGACGATACAATCTCAGGGTGAATTTTCAAATATTAAAAACAATCCCATCGAGCAAGTAAAAACATTTGCTGAAACTAAAGCAAGATACCTGCGCTTTGTAGCTAAATCAACTGAAGGAAAAGGTCAGACATTTTCCATTAGCGAAATAAATGTGATCGAAAAGTAA